TGTGCTGGGCAACCTACTCCAATCAATGACTTTTCCAACATCTTCAGATTTGCAAACACATTATTCCCTTCTTCGTTACGTTTGAATCCTCCAAACATTGTATTGCAGTTGTCACCTGTAAATGCCACACACTTTTTAGTAAGCCCATGTTTATCTAGGGTTTCTTTCACATATTTGGCAATAGTGTCTGCAGTCTCATTTGGGGTGTTCTTAAACTCAATCAGTTCTGACTGTAAACCACCATTTTTCCAGTCAAAGTACTGAATAATTACAGGAAACAGCTTTAATGCATCGTGATTGCTACCATCTGTAGCAATTCCACAGTAtactacttcattttcttttaggcTTTTTAAGGCAACATCAACAGAATGAGGTGCAAGCACAGCTTTTATAATAGCTGCTGTCTTTGTTCAAGCACTAGAAAACTTTCTTGCCACCTCAATcaggaaaagtttttttttttttttttttcagcaaaacaGATGAACAATCCATGGATAAGAAACTACCGTGATGTTTGACAGTGTGAAATGCATAAGCAGCTTCTGCAGCACTAACATCTTCAGCTTCACTTCCTGGTTTAACAAAATAATGTGTCATCTTCATTGATGAACCCTCTTCTTGCACTGCTCTCTTATGTTTCTCAGAGCTCACATGTgactgtaagtcattaatgcctTTATGTGCCAGTGAGACAAATGTTCCTGGTTTACACACCAAACACTCGGCTTCCCACTCATCCCTGCCTTTTTTGAAGCACGGGAGTTTGTTCTGCATCTCTGCAGTGAATTTACACTTTCGTTTGGGCATCTTGACAAGAacaagtaatagttgtaatgacGAGGTCACAAGGCCGCAAACACATTTTAACTCGTATTTCACACCACATTTTACTTGAAATTATTTGAACATGCTAGATATCTTGCCATGTAAGACGTTCCTGTTATATGCAATATTACACACACCACGGTATCTTATTCATCAAGCAATAGTAGTGGCTGGCAGCATCAGCTCAGTAATTACTTGCTTCAAGACACTTGTATTTTCTGCTAATGACCAAAATatcccccccacaaaaaaaaaaaaaaaaaaaaaaaaatcctaccgTCTGGCATCCCAGAGGAATCAATACAGCTGAGCCCATGGGAGTGTACCGCTTTTCTTGCCCCACACAGCAACAGAGGCGAGAGGCATCACAGAGCAGCATGTATGTACGAACACAGGCGTGGCCAGCATTGTGATGGGCTCGGGTTTTGTGTACATGCTTCGAGCTGTGCGTTGACGGTGCTGCCCTCTCCAGTTTCTGCCACGAACATATCAGGGATTGGGTTCCCCCCATTGggtatccctcctccttccctccaggaTACAGCTCTCTCTTGTGCATCACAGAGCGGCATGTACAGTACAGTGTACACACAGGCGTGGGCAGCGGTGCGGTGGGCTCAGATTTTGTTTTCATGCTTCGAGCTGATCACCATGCTTGAATGCAATATTTCAAAAGGAGATGAAACAGAGAGTTATATAGAGTGAGGATCATATCAGCAAATGAACTATAAGTCGATAATCAACTAGTATTTTGGCAGATAGGGAAAACCTCGTTGTCAGGAAGCCGCGAGAATCTTCTAGTCtggtgaggtaaaaaaaaaaaaaaaaaaaaaaaaaaaaaaaaaaaaaaatcaccagtaTTCGCCCTGCCAAAAATTAAACATATGTATGGCGCTCCCTTTGACTGCAGTTCAAGCTGGTGGCGgtgacatggtggtggtggtggtggtggcagggaagttaaccaatttaattttgttttcatttctctgttattaatatctttcttctcacatatatttatttatctactctcttgttctttcatacattattcagcaatctctctctctctctctctctctctctctctctctctctctctctctctctctctctctctctctctctctctctctctctctctctctctctctctctctctctctctctctctctctcttcgttcttcacttttcattcaGTCTTGTTATCTTTCACTTAactttcatgttgttgttgttgttgttgttgttgttgttgttgttgttgttggtgttgtggatgtgttggtggtggatgttgtttccatcattctttttttcttcttgttcttgttcttattcttcttgttctttgttttctttgtattttgttgtCATCGCTGTaccttttccatattttatcatcatcatcatcatcatcatcatcattatcattatcagcatcatcatcagtgtttttcttccatGGCCAAGACTGTTGATTTGCACACTGTGTTTACATTGTTCAAAGTTTTATTCTCTTACCCTTGAGAAAGTTTTCCTGGGAGCCATAATTAGTTTTTGtttccgatctctctctctctctctctctctctctctctctctctctctctctctctctctctctctctctctctctctctctctctctctctctctctctctctctctctctctctctctctctctgtttttttagaaataaaaaaaagtttctggtAAAAATGTGCAGTCCATTTGGGAGATGTTGATTTTGGTGGTGCCTTGATATTAAAATGttccttttaaaaatattttagcCTATAGGTACTAGTGGTTGATAACTTCGTGATGTGTAAATGTTGTATAGAAACGCGTTTCACGAGTTTGCAGTTACAATTaggatcatttactttatttcaacttatattcaattcctttatagtgtatgacagtaatacataacttcaaaacaatatGTTATCCAAGAATACTCTTGAAATTTAGAGCACATTTAGTACTAATTTTCTGTTACAGTTTtgtgtacatgcatttttttatcataggaaatggaaatttctctgctaatataaatattacatattacaaacattaaaacgtgcacaatacccacgactctgggtattgcaaatgtttaaactttttgtatttacaagcccatttattgtaatgtgataaataattaaactgaaagtaattatatatatatatatatatatatatatatatatatatatatatatatatatatatatatatatatatatatatatatatatatatatatatatatatatatatatatatatatatatatatatatatatatatatatatatacacacacacacacacgcacgcacgcacgcacgcacgcacgcacgcacgcacgcacgcacgcacgcacgcacgcacgcacgcacgcacgcacgcacacacacacacacacacacacacacacacacacacacacacacacacacacacacacacacacacacacacacacagtatggcagcagcaggagcagcagcaacagcagcgcgGACTTTGTTTCGTTACTGGtggaaaaagtttttttttatctttttgtcatTAGAGTTTAACACAatcctctgattttgtgtttgtcttattggatgcagcagcggcgggacctttttccttcctcacggCATGACGACAGGGACTGGCTTTTTCCTGCTCCatgttccttgttttttttttaagaagcatAAAGGGTTAGAGAAATTGGTAATATGTGAatgttaatagtaatagtagtagtagtagtagtagtaaagagctggattatcagctggagtgacaccaattcagtttttctattatttatattgtcGTCATATTATTCCgcaccttgtcaatccacgcaaggagaaaaaaaaaaaaaaaaaagaaaacttatattaaaaaaagtgagaggcaagaccagcaagtgaaacacgccctgccttctccatagacttgacgtgtttactgccgcgcttcctgcctgataattatacagtcttacgctggaggcgcttaatgtggtgcatttgtatgaaagaatttactctTTGCCACGAATATTATTTAcctatattaataataataataacaataataattaataataataataataataataataataataataataataataataataatagcaataatattaatgataataataataataataataatgatattaatgataataataataatgataattcttcttcttcttctttttcttcttcttgttcttgttcttcttcttttttactataattattattagtagtaatagtaacagtctCACACATTTAATagcgcacacacccacacactcacccacctacacacacacccacttacATTATCATGTAAAGAATTGACTTAGCACTTAAATAATTCATAAGAaaaatgtcagaaaaaaaagaaaatctctaAGTAAGTTAGTGCGCTCCTTCAAAATATCCTGGACGAAATTaggtcattagagagagagagagagagagagagagagagagagagagagagagagagagagagagagagagagagaggcgtggtaGGGGAGCGAGTAATATTCTGTCAACGATAGCCAGTGTTCGGGGAGTTATTGCGTCAGGGATAACTTTGCCTGTGGAATCATGGGTGCGGCATCTCCAAACGTGCACTTTTATGGCCGGATTCTCTGTTTTGGACGCTGTTAACGCCTCCTGTTTTCGTCTTCTGTTGGGGTGCGgccagggagagagtgaggcagagtgagagggtgagtgtGACCGAGAAGCGCAGGGAGTGGGgcggtgagagagtgagaggatccGCTAGTTTAAAGCTTCAGAAGTATCACAACACTGACctctttcctactctctctctctctctctctctctctctctctctctctctctctctctctctctctctctctctctctctctctctctctctctctctctctctctctctctctctctctctctctctctctctcctgcgtgaAGTGGAGGTAATATTGCGCCAAAACTCCACATGATACGTCAGGtcacttcgtctttttctttcttttcttttccctttttttcaggattttttttttttttagtccttaCCTTTCCAGGAAGGTTGCgagtatttagattttttttttcaagtttggtttcttttcactcttatttcttttgtagTAAAACATGGAAGCTTTTGCgatagataatttttttttctattttctttcattttgtttatttttttctttcctttgtttatatatatatatatatatatatatatatatatatatatatatatatatatatatatatatatatatatatatatatatatatatatatatatatatatatatatatatatatatatatatatatatatatatatatattattatattttttttttttcaaccccaTATGCTGCCAACCTATGTCAGTCTCGTGTTGTTGCTATGGTTGTttttgtgatggtgttgtggtgatgatggtggtggtggtactggtggtggtggtggcgtttgtGGTGCGTATATGCGTGGTAGTGGGGAAGGGTTAGCTGTCGCAGTTGTCATCTTTTTTTGACTGGCGTTAACATGACACAGTATATCCCAGACCTCGTGCTCACCCGCATCTGCCTGTCattatattgttttcattcttattgtctttttctttttctttttctttttaatagtcTTTTCCTGGTGTTGAAATGCCACGGTGtggatgttattcttttatgattgcttttgcttgttgttgttgttgttgttgttgttgttgttgttgttgtttggtcttaTTGTATGTTTGTACTCTTTATTGTTCCTGCTAATGtgattgtaagtgtttttttgttgtgtttgtttgttttgttgttgttcttgttgttgttgttgttgttgttgctcttgttgttgtcgttcctggttatttagaaaatatagatgtaaatgccaatgacaccgtgcagagcataaagaataaaaaacaaggtctccatcgttacaaatactgaactattaaaacttacagcttacaagatacgacgcggaaataaaaggacacaaaccagctacactacaatgatggtgccgatgacgatgatgacggtaataataataattttaatgataataataataataataataaataataataataataataataataataataataataataataataataataataataataataataataacaacaacaacattaccacttCAGCACGTATCGcctcacgcggggagcaggggtgggaggggcacaggtctttcttctttttcatgcagttttcttttttatacctatgaagcataaacacacttccagcctccgctggtcccccctaccctctctctcttaatccttcccgacgccgcccttcctcccagtcggaagctttcatcctgctgataggtagtaaagcctgtgtgaagaagtgagtgcttcaccaacttttttcagtgacataatttgattgatgtctatgttgagagtggacgtgaattacgaataaagcaatccgtggttctctgggctgagtcattctcgtgctgcaggatggacaggtgtaatggtgtgttgttattgttgttgttgtcggtggtggtggtggtggtgcagcacaggggagggttccagaaggctgcttcataaccaaggaattcctgcctctgtaaagttctctgatcttacctactgctatttgtactccacgacatactcccacaagtcaacagttatctaattatcactgtgggatgaacgttcacattagaatgagcagcagtttttcttattgaacttttggtgctgcatgaacacaggaagggaaatgatgtgttcaaatatatcttgtttaccgttggggtttcatggcgtagtgacagtcttgggaacccagtgtgtgtgggatgccagcggtcatatcccatacaaaatacaataaataaataacgtcatgaaaataattcacatcataattctttaatacatactggcgtgaacataaggtggttaaatagagcaactttacaaaaaagatggggaagatggggaaatagaccaactttaaaaaaaagaaaaagggccctcgtggcccagtgggtagagtgatgcactttgagtttggcgtgagggaagtgaggggcgcgtaggttcgaacccccctctcggaactcacaaaaaccttgaaagagcatccctccatcaccatgtgtgatggaactgcccacggggaggaggggaggtgagtgcgcagcacctccctacccctccccaggggaggaaggcaccgccttaccggcccccgggagagcaagggaggtgagtgcacagcgcttcccttctctcccctacctaaccctggcaagtctacggactaccaggcaaaaaataataaaaaaaaaaaaaaaaatatatatatatatatatatatatatatatatatatatatatatatatatatatatatatatatatatatatatatatatatataaaataaaggtaagtgcatagcacttctcttctctccacctaacagaataaaaaatataaaggtgagtgcatagcacttcccttctcttccaacctaccaggcaaaagatagaaaaaaaataaataaataaagaattaaggtgagtgcatagcacttcccttgtctcctaacctaccacgcaaaaaaaagaaaaaataaataaagataaataaataaataaataaaaataaataaaaacctccttaccacctcggacctcgggagagcaagggaggtgagtgcacagcacttcccttctctccccaagtctacggactgccagaccaaaaagaataaaatatatataggtataaaaaataataaaagtaataaaaaaaagataaatgaaaaaataagtaaataaaacaaaaacaataaaactcctactcccccctcaataaaactgactgagtctggcaatcaacaataaataataaaaataaaacaataccaactgactgaccctgacaaccccaaagaccaccacccacctgggaagcacgggaggtgagtgtgcagcacctccctacccttcccagtctcccagtttgactttgaccaccaatctgactcatcctaccaactccaaagagcaactccaactgtacagaccaccaccaccaccacccttctgatctcggcaaggtgagtgcgtagcacttccctggactgaccctgactgactgaccctggcaactccaaaaacaaccaacctgactgacttacagatatgtaatcacctaactgactggccctggggagcatgggaggtgagtgtgcagcacctccctacacttcccagtctcccagtttgacctgactcatcctggcaacttcaaagaacaactccaaatgtacagaccaacagtacctcctactctgtgtcccactctgaccctgatccatacatccctacatcctaccctgtcctggctaggtgagtgcgtagcacttccctaccacctgccttactgaccctggcaaccataaaaacaaccaacctgactgacctacaaatcttactgtaatctggcaacagaccaccaaactgactgactctggggagcatgggaggtgagtgtgcagcacctccctacccttcccagtctcccagtttggctttgaccaccaatgtgactcatcctaccaactccaaatgtacagaccaccaccaccacccctctgatcttggcaaggtgagtgcgtagcacttcccttgactgagtgggcctgactgactgatcccggcaactccaaaaacaaccaatctgacaaatgttacaaatgtaacctggggagcatgggaggtgagtgtgcagcacctccctacccttcccagtcttccaccaacctgacttgaattttgactggggagcaagggaggtgagtgtgcagtactcctactatccccactctgaataccctatcaccaaccaattcagaccaccaaactgtcttagaagaacaagaacaggaagcaacgccatcagaggaagaagaagcagcagcagcagcattaccgccatcagaggaagaaaacaagaaaaagaagcaaagaaaaagaattaccaccactgttatcggaggaagaaacagcagcgtcaccgccatcagaggaagaaacatatatatgtaaactacgactggtcaaactttctgtggcaccaggctaagttcgacctgtgatgggtTGTGTTTAGCGACGccttgagatgagagggaaaaaagttccaggggttcatgaaaggaaagtacgCTAACAGGGGACTGAttgtgaaagtgccaggcaaggctgctgcttcagacatccacacttcaacttcaactatgcatgcgagaatgttgctgtattcttcctcctattcctcctccttttttcttccgcaGAAGACTGTCTTATTACTCCGTCCAAAGgcggcagttcttgtataagacttgcaaacctgtgtccactcatcccaactatccagaaatatatctaatcttctaaaggtctggcatcacgtgttcaagagatttatgtgtatttttttattttatttatggtggtggtggtggtggtgaaggtgtaaatctagaatgagagtgagcgtctttgtgtttcctccaccgggacgaagaaagagaacagggattcctcatactccaggaattgcctttgtttccagaaaacattgaatagtaaagaaaaattattatttgctagttttatcaaactttctgtggcaccaggctaagtttgacctgtgatgggctgtgtttagagataTCGCAATTTTTCACACTTGAGagtatatttcactcttataatgaacgtacaaactacagcaggaaaccaaaataatgccaaaaatggaagcatggattaaaggatgccaaatgtataaagacattaatagttttaaataccgaaggaaagacggtaattgtatttcttgctacacatttatatttaacaagtgaagacagacgtaggttgaaaaccagcccgggaaggaatgtctggcgcgtggcgctcctcaaggcgtcttgcctcgccggcacaacaatacataaaggactgagatgtgaattaacactgaaagaacactggccggtgaggtgctcctgcagggccgaggtggacaggtgtttgtccaggatgcctcgtgttacttctcaccgcgtgttttatctgttggagattattacacttaatatgctgctgttgctgctgctgctgctgctggtgctgctgaagctggtgctgctgctgctgttgccctcgctgatcttgctgctcttgttggtattgctgcttttacttccttcaacaATAACTACCAGAacaactgcttctgctgctgctgctgctgctactactactactactactactactactactactactactactactactactactactactactactactactactactactactactgctgctgctgctgctgctgctgctgctgctgctgctgctgccgctgccgctgccgttgttgctgttactgctgctgctgttgttgctgccggtgctactgctggtgctgctgctggtgctgctgcggctgctgctgctgttgctgctgctgctgctgcttctgctgctgctgttgctgctgctgctgctgctgctggtgctaaacTTTACAAAAGTCACCACTGCTGTTTTTGCCATCGTTCGTGCtgtgcctctaatcgtcgtcgtcctcgttctcatcgtcgtcgtcgtaacagtagcatcgcctgtcagagtaaaaagactatatatatatatatatatatatatatatatatatatatatatatatatatatatatatatatatatatatatatatatatatataggtaatagtagttgataactttgtgatatataaatgttgtatagcaacgcgtttcacgagtttgcaattacaattaggatcatttactttatttcaacttatattcaattcctttatagtGAATGACAgtaatacataacttcaaaacaatGTTATCCAAGAATACTCTTGAAATTTAGAGCTCATTTCGCactatttttctgttacagttttgtgtacatgcattttttttttatcataggaaatggaaatttctctgctaatataaatattacatattacaaacattaaaacgtgcacaacacccacgactctgggtattgcaaatgtttaatttttttttgtatttacaagcGCATTTATAGTaatgtgataaataaataaactgctggtaattatatatatatatatatatatatatatatatatatatatatatatatatatatatatatatatatatatatatatatatatatatatatattcaacggTATTGCAGAATGCTCAAGCCTATAGTTTATAGACATAATGATTTTATCTCATCATCCTGTTGCCAGCTGCATCACGCACTCAAAGACGATATCCAAGATTCCTGGTCAGAGCTCCAGTGTCATCTACTTTCAGACTCCCCAAGATTTAGTGAATACCTCGAGTACTGACATGTCACGATCACACGTGGATATGGATACTTGGGCAGTGTGTGAGCTTTCAGTGCCTTCATGGGAGatcatatataagagagagagagagagagagagagagagagagagagagagagagagagagagagagagagagagagagagcactgctaaTAATTAGTTGGGTAACGCACAACATGCCTGGCGTCAGCGGGGATCAGGTGccagaacagga
This genomic interval from Scylla paramamosain isolate STU-SP2022 chromosome 7, ASM3559412v1, whole genome shotgun sequence contains the following:
- the LOC135102154 gene encoding uncharacterized protein LOC135102154 isoform X2, yielding MKTKSEPTAPLPTPVCTLYCTCRSVMHKRELYPGGKEEGYPMGGTQSLICSWQKLERAAPSTHSSKHVHKTRAHHNAGHACVRTYMLLCDASRLCCCVGQEKRYTPMGSAVLIPLGCQTVIAVAPSLGKTMCGAQAVCPH